CGGCGAACTGGTGTCGACGGCGCTGATCCGCGTGCTCGCCGGCTGATTCGTCGGTTCATTAAAAAAAGCTCGGCCAACCTTCAAAGGTTGGCCGAGCTTTTTTTAGGATAGCGATCAGGATTCGTTGGCGGTCTTCAGCACGGCACCCAGCGAATCGATCACCGTCGTCCGCATCGGGATGCCGACGGCGACGCTCTGTGAGACGGTACAGAAGTCTTCGAAGCTCGCGAGGATGCGCTCGAGTTTGCCGTAGTCGGTGGCCGGCAGGCCGAGCCGCAAGGTGACGGCGATGCCGGTCACGCGCAGCCGGCCGCGCTCATTGCGATCGACCTCGCACTCGGCCTCTGCCAGCAGCGGCGCCTCGGGCTCGTGATGCTTGCGCAGAGCGAACAAGAGACTCGCCGTCAGGCAGTTGGCGACCGACGCGAGCAAGAGTTGCGTCGGCGACGGGCCACTGCCTGCGCCAAGAGGCGGCGGCTCATCGGCCAGCAGCGACAGGCCGTCGTCGAAACGCGTGTCGAACCGATAGTCCTGGCGCTGCGACAGCGTCAGCCGGATCACTTCTTCAGCCATTGCCCTCCTCCTGGTGCTTGTCACGAGACGGTTCGTTCTCAAGGCTGGCGGAGCCCTCCACAAAGCGGTGTCGCTCGTGTCAGTCGAGCGCCGAGTCAAGCACCTCGATGAAGCGCGCGTTCTCGTGCGGCAGGCCTATCGACACCCTGAGGCTGTTCGGCATCCTGTAGCTCGCCAACGGCCTTACGATCACGCCGTTTTTCAACAAATACTCGTTGAGCAGCTTGGCGTCGCCGACGTGGAAGGTGACGAAGTTCGCCCACGAGCGGATGTACGGCAGGTCCAACCGTGCCAGCGCGTCGGTGATCGCCTTCATGCCTTCCTGGTTGAGCTTGATCGTTCTGGCGATGAACTCGTCGTCGTCGAGCGCCGCGCAGGCGGCCGCCTGCGCGAGGCTGTTGACGTTGAACGGCGCGCGCACGCGGTTGACCAGGTTGGCGACGCTCGGGTGCATCAGGCCGAAGCCGACGCGCAGGCCGGCCAGTCCGTAGGCCTTCGAGAAGGTGCGCGATACGATCAGGTTCGGGAACGCCGCCAGCTGGCCGACGCTGTCGAACTTCGATTCGGGCGGCAGGAATTCGACGTAGGCCTCGTCGAGCAGCACCAGCACGTCGGCCGGCACCGCCTCGAGGAATTCGAGCAGTTCGCCCGGTTTGATCAGCGTGCCGGTCGGGTTGTTCGGGTTGGCGACGAAGACGAGCTTGGTCGACGCTTCGATCGCGGCGAGCATCGCGTCGAGGTCGTGGCCGTAATCGCGCGCCTTGACCTCGATCGAGCGCGCGCCGGCCATCTGCACCGCCAGCGGGTAGCCGGCGAACGCGTATTCGGAAAACACCGCCGAGTCGCCCGGCGCCAGGAAGGCGCGCGCGACCAGCGCCAACAGGTCGCCCGAACCGTTGCCGAGCACGATGGAATCGGTGCCGACGCCGAACTTGGCGGCGATCGCCGCCTTCAGGTCGTAACCGTTGCCGTCCGGGTAGCGCGCAAGGCCGGCGACGGCGCTTTCGAGTGCGGCGCGAGCCTTCGGCGGCAGGCCTAGCGGGTTCTCGTTCGACGCCAGCTTGACGATGTCAGACTCGGCCAAGCCGATCTCGCGCGCGAGTTCGGCGACCGGCTTGCCCGGCACGTAGGGGTCGATGGCGCGGATGTAGTCGGGGGCAAGCGCTTGCAGGTCCATCGCCATCCTAGCCCGCCACCGCCGGCAGCCAGCGGTCGGCCGCGTGGTGGCGGTAGGTCTTCAGCGCGGCGACCAAGTCGTCGATGTCGGGGTGAGCGGTCACCAGCGGGCGGTTTTCCTCGCGGATGAAGCCCTCGCCGATGGCCCGGTCGATCTGCGCCATCAGCGGGTCGTAGAAGCCGTCAAGGTTCAACAGCGCGACCGGCTTCTGGTGCAGGTGCAGCTGCGACCAGGTGATCATCTCAAACAGCTCCTCGAAGGTGCCGAAGCCGCCCGGCAGCGCGACGAAGGCGTCGGAGCGCGCCGCCATCTGCGCCTTGCGCTGGTGCATCGACTCGGTGACGACGAGTTCGGACAGGCCGTCGTGCGCGACTTCCTTGTCCTTCAGGAAGCCCGGGATGATGCCGAGCACGCGGCCGCCGGCCTCCAGCGCCGCGTCGGCGACCGCGCCCATCAGGCCGATGTTGCCGCCGCCATAGACCAGCGCCAGCCCTTCTTCGGCGACGCGCCGGCCGAAGGCTTGCGCGGCGGCCAGATACTGCGGGCGCGCGCCCGGATTGGCGCCGCAGAAGACGCAAATCGATTCGAGTTCCATTCTTGTTCCCCTTTACAGCACCGCCACCGGGTAGGAACCCAGCACCTTCACGTAGGCGGCGCGCTCGGCCAACCCTTCGAGCGCCAGTTGCAGCGCCTTGTCGTCGTGGTGGCCTTCCAGATCGATGAAGAACACGTAGTCCCACAGGCCGGCGCGCGACGGGCGCGACTCGAACTTGGTCATCGACACGCCGTTGTCGGCCATCGGCGCCAAGAGCGAATGCACCGCGCCCGGCCGGTTCGGCGCCGAGACGACGATCGACGTCTTGTCCTGGCCGGACGGCGCGACGTCCTGCAGGCCGAGGATGAGGAAGCGCGTGGTGTTGTTCGGCTCGTCCTCGATGTTCTCGGCGAGTTTGATCAGGTTGTAGCGCTCGGCGGCCGACTGGCCGGCGATCGCGGCGAAGCTGTCGTCCTCGCTCGCCAGGCGCGCCGCTTCGGCGTTGCTCGCGACTGACACGCGCTCGACGTCGGCCGGCAGGTTCTTGTTCAGCCATTCGTGGCACTGCGCGAGCGACTGTGCGTGCGAATACACGCGGCGGATGCCGTCGAAGCTCGGCGTCTTGCGCTGCAGGTGATGGTGGATGCGCAGCACCACCTCGCCGCAGATCTTCAGCGGTGTGTTGACCAAGAGGTCGAGCGTGCGGCCGACCGCGCCCTCGGTCGAGTTCTCGACCGGCACCACCGCGTAGTCGAGCTGGCGTGATTCGACCAGGCGGAACACCTCGTCGATCGATGCACAGGCGACGGTGTGCGCGGCGTGGCCGAAGTGCTTGACCGCCGCCTGCTGGGTGAAGGTGCCTTCCGGGCCGAGGTAGGCGATGGACAGCGGACGTTCGAGCGCCAGGCACTCGGACATGATCTCGCGGAACAGCCGCGCGACCGATTCACCCGGCAAGGGGCCGGGGTTGATGTCCTTGATGCGGCGCAGGACCTGAGCCTCGCGTTCGGGGCGATAGACGACGCCGCTCCCCTTGATTTCGCCGATCGTGCGCGCGTGTTCGGCGCGTTCGTTGAGCAGATTCAGTACCTGGGCGTCGATGCTGTCGATGGCGTCCCGATGTTTTTTTAGCAGTTCTTCCGACACGTTCTCAGTCTTTCAGGATGACAGGTGGCCTTTACCAATCGGGTAAGTTTCCGCGAGATGGCCGGGCGTCGCAAGGACTGTCGCGACATTTCCCGGGATTTGGTGCCGCACGGGCTCGGCCAACCCCGCACCACGCCTCACCAGGTTGGCGACGGTCACCGAAAAGGTGGGGGGGCAGATAGGAGGCGAACAGCGCGGCCAGCAGCGCCGCGAGCGGTCGCGCAGCCGCCACGCGGTTAGGAAGGTGCCCTTCATGTCGGCGAGCCAGCCGTGTGGCGCGACACGGTGTCGAGCGCGGCGAGCGCGAAGGTCTCGCGGCTCCAGCCGAAGTCGGCGGTCATCGGCGCCATGAAGAAGCTGAAGCCGTGACGGATGCCCATGCTGAGTGAGACGATCACGCCGCCGTAGATCAGGGTGCGGTCCATGATGGGGTTTTCCTCGCGGGGAGGCTCCAGCCTAAAGGCTCGGCCGACCTTCGGGCAATAAAAAACCCGCCGACGGCGGGTTCGTGAGGTTGGCCGAGGTCGCGCCGCGCTCAGCCGCGCTGGCGCGCGAAGTCGAGCATGAAGTGCACCAGCTGCTTCACGCCTTCGATCGGCATCGCGTTATAGATCGACGCGCGCATGCCGCCGACCGCGCGGTGCCCCTTCAGCTGCACGAGGCCGTTCTTCTTCGCCTCGGACAGGAAGGCGTCGTCGAGCGCCTCGTTCTTCAGCTTGAACACGACGTTCATCTGCGAGCGGTAAGGCGCCTCGATATGCGTGCTGTAGAAGCCGTCGCTCGACGTGATCGCGTGGTAGAGCAGCCCGGCCTTCTCGGTGTTGCGCGACGCCATCGCCTTCACGCCGCCCTGCTCCTTCATCCACTTGAACACCAGGCCGGCGATGTAGATCGGATAGGTCGCCGGCGTGTTGTACATCGAGTCGGCGTCGGCGTGCGTCTGATAGTTGAGCATGGTCGGCAGGTCGGCGTGAGCCTTGCCGAGCAGGTCTTCGCACACGATGACGAGCGTCAGCCCGGACGGGCCGATGTTCTTCTGCGCGCCGGCGTAGATCAGGCCGTATTTGCTGACGTCGATCTCGCGCGACAGCAGGTCGGACGACATGTCGCACACGAGTGGCACGTCGACGTCGGGGACGAAGTCGAACTGCAGGCCGCCGATGGTCTCGTTCGATGTGTAGTGCAGATACGCGGCGTCAGGATCGCACTGCCAGGCATCCTGCGTCGGCACGTAGCTGTAGTGGCGGTCCTCGCTCGAGGCGACGACGTTGACCTTGCCGTAGCGGCGCCCTTCCTTGATCGCGAGGCGCGACCAGTGGCCGGTGTCGACGATGTCGAAGCTTCCCTTGTCGCCCAGCAGGTTCAGCGGCACCATCGCGAACTGCAGGCTGGCGCCGCCCTGCAGGAACAACACCTTGTAGTTAGCCGGGATCGCCATCAGTTCGCGCAGGTCGTGCTCGGCGTCGTGGATGATCTCCATGAACTCCTTGCCGCGATGGCTCATCTCCATCACGCACATGCCGGAGCCGTGCCAGTCGAGCATCTCGCTTTGCGCTTCGGCCAGCACTGCGTGCGGCAGGACCGCCGGGCCGGCGGAGAAGTTGTACACCTTGGCCATCTTGAGCGTCTCCAACTTTCAGGATGTTTGCAAAAGGAAGTGGGCGCGCGCGACGGCGACCGGCCGGGCCGGATCGTCCTGCCACGCCTCGATCAGCATGTGCGCGACGCGCTTGCCCTGCTTGGTGATCGCGCAGCGCGCGTACAGCGTTTGCGCGCGGCCCGAACGCAGGTAGTCGAGCGAGAAATCGACGATCTTCGGCGTCTCGAGCGATTCGCGGTTCCAGATCAGGTGCAGCATCGCGGCGTTTTCGAGAAAGCCGCCGATCAGGCCACCGTGCAGCGCCGGCAGCGTGGTGTTGCCGACGTTCTTGGGATCGAACGGCAGCGAAAACAGCAGTTCGCCCGCGTCGTCCTCGGCGAACTCGACGCCCATCAGCTTCGCGTACGGAATCTCATCGATGATGTCCCGGTAGCGCTTCTGATCGCGCATCTCGAGCAGTCGTTCCATGAAGGCGCTCATTGGCCTGCCCCTTCGCGCCACATCGGCCGCGGGTTCGATTCGCGCATGAAGGTCGCGACTCCGTGCGCGATCGGGTCGTTCGGGTCGTCGTGGTAGCAGACGGCGCGGGTGAAGCCGACCTGGCCGGCGAGCCGGTAGCACTCGGCGGTGCAGTGGATCGCCTTGCCCGGGGCCGCGGCCTTCAGGTAGTCGATGCGCAAATCGAGCGTCGCGATCGTTTCGAGCTCGGCCAACCTGGCGGCGACTGCGATCGCACTGGTGGTATCGACCAGCGACGTGATCACGCCGCCG
This DNA window, taken from Crenobacter cavernae, encodes the following:
- a CDS encoding TIGR00730 family Rossman fold protein — its product is MELESICVFCGANPGARPQYLAAAQAFGRRVAEEGLALVYGGGNIGLMGAVADAALEAGGRVLGIIPGFLKDKEVAHDGLSELVVTESMHQRKAQMAARSDAFVALPGGFGTFEELFEMITWSQLHLHQKPVALLNLDGFYDPLMAQIDRAIGEGFIREENRPLVTAHPDIDDLVAALKTYRHHAADRWLPAVAG
- the pheA gene encoding prephenate dehydratase: MSEELLKKHRDAIDSIDAQVLNLLNERAEHARTIGEIKGSGVVYRPEREAQVLRRIKDINPGPLPGESVARLFREIMSECLALERPLSIAYLGPEGTFTQQAAVKHFGHAAHTVACASIDEVFRLVESRQLDYAVVPVENSTEGAVGRTLDLLVNTPLKICGEVVLRIHHHLQRKTPSFDGIRRVYSHAQSLAQCHEWLNKNLPADVERVSVASNAEAARLASEDDSFAAIAGQSAAERYNLIKLAENIEDEPNNTTRFLILGLQDVAPSGQDKTSIVVSAPNRPGAVHSLLAPMADNGVSMTKFESRPSRAGLWDYVFFIDLEGHHDDKALQLALEGLAERAAYVKVLGSYPVAVL
- the serC gene encoding 3-phosphoserine/phosphohydroxythreonine transaminase → MAKVYNFSAGPAVLPHAVLAEAQSEMLDWHGSGMCVMEMSHRGKEFMEIIHDAEHDLRELMAIPANYKVLFLQGGASLQFAMVPLNLLGDKGSFDIVDTGHWSRLAIKEGRRYGKVNVVASSEDRHYSYVPTQDAWQCDPDAAYLHYTSNETIGGLQFDFVPDVDVPLVCDMSSDLLSREIDVSKYGLIYAGAQKNIGPSGLTLVIVCEDLLGKAHADLPTMLNYQTHADADSMYNTPATYPIYIAGLVFKWMKEQGGVKAMASRNTEKAGLLYHAITSSDGFYSTHIEAPYRSQMNVVFKLKNEALDDAFLSEAKKNGLVQLKGHRAVGGMRASIYNAMPIEGVKQLVHFMLDFARQRG
- a CDS encoding OsmC family protein; the encoded protein is MAEEVIRLTLSQRQDYRFDTRFDDGLSLLADEPPPLGAGSGPSPTQLLLASVANCLTASLLFALRKHHEPEAPLLAEAECEVDRNERGRLRVTGIAVTLRLGLPATDYGKLERILASFEDFCTVSQSVAVGIPMRTTVIDSLGAVLKTANES
- the hisC gene encoding histidinol-phosphate transaminase, yielding MDLQALAPDYIRAIDPYVPGKPVAELAREIGLAESDIVKLASNENPLGLPPKARAALESAVAGLARYPDGNGYDLKAAIAAKFGVGTDSIVLGNGSGDLLALVARAFLAPGDSAVFSEYAFAGYPLAVQMAGARSIEVKARDYGHDLDAMLAAIEASTKLVFVANPNNPTGTLIKPGELLEFLEAVPADVLVLLDEAYVEFLPPESKFDSVGQLAAFPNLIVSRTFSKAYGLAGLRVGFGLMHPSVANLVNRVRAPFNVNSLAQAAACAALDDDEFIARTIKLNQEGMKAITDALARLDLPYIRSWANFVTFHVGDAKLLNEYLLKNGVIVRPLASYRMPNSLRVSIGLPHENARFIEVLDSALD
- a CDS encoding PaaI family thioesterase, translated to MERLLEMRDQKRYRDIIDEIPYAKLMGVEFAEDDAGELLFSLPFDPKNVGNTTLPALHGGLIGGFLENAAMLHLIWNRESLETPKIVDFSLDYLRSGRAQTLYARCAITKQGKRVAHMLIEAWQDDPARPVAVARAHFLLQTS
- a CDS encoding PaaI family thioesterase → MSATPANPAVFETLSAIFAGLPHCKTLGFEYVGCDGIRPTLRLEWRADLVGNPASGVVHGGVITSLVDTTSAIAVAARLAELETIATLDLRIDYLKAAAPGKAIHCTAECYRLAGQVGFTRAVCYHDDPNDPIAHGVATFMRESNPRPMWREGAGQ